A window of Rubricoccus marinus contains these coding sequences:
- a CDS encoding RelA/SpoT family protein, translating into AHRDDRRASGELYITHPLEVAVIAARDIRFDDVTVAAALLHDTVEDTDLSIDLIREEFGDDIASITDGVTKIGHVFDSRAMGRAENVRKLMLSMASDIRVILVKFADRLHNMRTLGGLPQRKQIRIATETSDLYAPLAHRFGLHEVKTEFEDLSLKYLEPEAFKTIAKGLNAKKKQREKFVERFIEPIRRELTESGFDFDIYGRPKSIHSIWRKMKRQDVDLDGIYDLFAIRVILNSEGKKGKEDCWRAYSVLTDLYAPIPERFRDFISVPKSNGYQSLHTTVLGSDGRAVEIQIRTAEMHEIAERGVAAHWKYKENTGTDKPPSSKTIAPEASGGKGAVPLDAGRDARLDAMYAWARDLLESPRSDDAGEFVRDFQLQLYDEEIHVFTPGGDLVTLPQEATPVDFAFQIHSEVGFHCIGAKVNGKMVPLSHTLTSGDQVEILTSKKQSPNPDWMGFVVTQKARSRIRQWINEKRRKAVDHGRTLLEKKMRRAGVEADKQQLERVTSKLRFPSTQQLYYEIGSGLYDPSDFVEQLRQRVTPEPSPEASPARLEVEQYAETFKEVARERGKPSLIIDGEAHTDMAVEYATCCTPIPGDEVFGYISKTGAINIHRNSCKNAPHLLLERAERVIDVEWSRQKDVHFVSALRIVGEDRVGLVSDLTTVISKNLKTNIRSITIAGEDGMFEGIVGLYVSDLGQLRRIMKRVGRLDGVYGVYRLEE; encoded by the coding sequence GGGCGCACCGCGACGACAGGCGGGCCTCTGGCGAGCTGTACATCACGCACCCGTTGGAGGTGGCGGTCATCGCCGCGCGAGACATCCGGTTCGACGACGTGACGGTCGCGGCGGCGCTCCTGCACGACACGGTGGAGGACACCGACCTCTCCATCGACCTCATCCGCGAGGAGTTCGGCGACGACATCGCGAGCATCACCGACGGCGTGACCAAGATCGGTCACGTGTTCGATTCCCGAGCCATGGGCCGCGCCGAGAACGTGCGCAAGCTCATGCTCTCGATGGCGAGCGACATCCGTGTCATCCTCGTCAAGTTCGCCGACCGGCTCCACAACATGCGCACGCTCGGCGGGCTGCCGCAGCGCAAGCAGATCCGCATCGCGACCGAAACGAGTGACCTCTACGCGCCTCTGGCGCACCGCTTTGGCCTCCACGAGGTTAAGACCGAGTTCGAAGACCTCTCGCTGAAGTACCTGGAGCCGGAGGCGTTCAAGACCATCGCCAAAGGCCTCAACGCGAAGAAAAAGCAACGGGAGAAGTTCGTTGAGCGGTTTATCGAGCCGATCCGGCGCGAGCTGACGGAGTCCGGCTTCGACTTCGACATCTACGGCCGCCCCAAGTCCATCCACTCCATCTGGCGCAAGATGAAGCGCCAGGACGTGGACCTGGATGGCATCTACGACCTGTTCGCGATCCGCGTCATCCTCAACTCCGAGGGGAAAAAGGGAAAGGAGGACTGCTGGCGCGCCTACTCCGTCCTCACGGACCTCTACGCGCCCATCCCCGAGCGCTTCCGCGACTTCATCTCGGTCCCGAAGTCCAACGGCTACCAGAGCCTCCACACGACGGTCCTGGGCTCGGACGGTCGCGCGGTCGAGATCCAGATCCGGACCGCGGAGATGCACGAAATCGCCGAGCGCGGCGTCGCTGCCCACTGGAAGTACAAGGAGAACACCGGGACGGATAAGCCGCCGTCGTCCAAAACCATCGCGCCAGAGGCCTCTGGCGGCAAAGGCGCCGTGCCGCTGGATGCCGGCCGCGACGCGCGCTTGGACGCGATGTACGCCTGGGCGCGGGACCTGCTGGAGTCTCCCCGCAGCGACGACGCGGGTGAGTTCGTGCGCGACTTCCAGCTTCAACTCTACGACGAGGAGATCCACGTCTTCACGCCCGGCGGCGACCTCGTTACGCTCCCGCAAGAGGCCACGCCGGTCGACTTCGCGTTCCAGATCCACTCCGAGGTGGGCTTCCACTGCATCGGCGCGAAGGTCAACGGCAAGATGGTGCCGCTGTCTCACACGCTGACCTCTGGCGATCAAGTCGAGATCCTCACGTCTAAAAAGCAGTCGCCCAATCCAGACTGGATGGGGTTTGTCGTCACGCAGAAAGCGCGCTCCCGCATCCGGCAGTGGATCAACGAGAAGCGCCGGAAGGCTGTAGATCATGGGCGGACGCTGCTCGAAAAGAAGATGCGCCGCGCCGGCGTGGAGGCGGACAAGCAGCAGTTGGAGCGCGTCACCAGCAAGCTCCGCTTTCCGTCCACGCAGCAGCTTTACTACGAGATCGGGTCCGGCCTCTACGACCCTTCGGACTTCGTGGAGCAGCTACGCCAGCGCGTTACGCCGGAGCCCTCGCCAGAGGCCAGCCCGGCGCGTCTGGAAGTGGAGCAGTACGCGGAGACCTTCAAGGAAGTCGCCCGCGAGCGGGGCAAGCCGTCGCTCATCATCGACGGCGAGGCGCACACCGACATGGCGGTGGAGTACGCCACGTGCTGCACGCCCATCCCGGGCGACGAGGTGTTCGGCTACATCTCCAAAACAGGCGCGATCAACATCCACCGGAACAGCTGCAAGAACGCCCCGCACCTGTTGCTGGAACGTGCCGAGCGCGTGATCGACGTGGAGTGGAGCCGTCAGAAGGACGTGCACTTCGTCTCCGCGCTCCGCATCGTCGGCGAGGACCGTGTCGGGCTGGTGAGTGACCTCACCACGGTCATCTCGAAGAACCTCAAGACCAACATCCGCTCCATCACCATCGCCGGGGAGGACGGCATGTTCGAGGGGATCGTCGGCCTGTATGTGTCTGACCTCGGGCAGTTACGCCGCATCATGAAACGGGTCGGACGCCTGGATGGGGTCTACGGAGTCTATCGGCTCGAAGAGTAG